A stretch of Lysobacter sp. K5869 DNA encodes these proteins:
- a CDS encoding branched-chain amino acid transaminase, producing the protein MQYPEWIWHNGSIKRWAEATTHVMSHALHYGSSVFEGIRTYDTPNGPIIFRLNDHNQRLFASAKIYDMAIPYSLAQINAACHEVIKANGHSTDYLRPVAYRGLGGFGLSADTPTDVAVATWKMGQYLGASVLEEGIDACVSSWQRFAPNTIPAGAKAGGNYLSGQLVAREARRLGFGEGIALASTGLLSEGAGENLFLVFNGALHTTPVSAALLNGLTRNTIITLARDVGIEVIERDLPREYLYLCDELFMCGTAAEITPIRSVDGRQVGSGRRGPVTERIQELFFGLFNGKTADKYGWLEAVK; encoded by the coding sequence ATGCAATACCCCGAATGGATCTGGCACAACGGATCGATCAAGCGCTGGGCCGAAGCGACCACCCACGTGATGTCGCACGCGCTGCACTACGGCTCCTCCGTGTTCGAGGGCATCCGCACCTACGACACGCCCAACGGCCCGATCATCTTCCGCTTGAACGACCACAACCAGCGTCTGTTCGCGTCAGCCAAGATCTACGACATGGCGATCCCGTACTCGCTCGCGCAGATCAACGCCGCCTGCCATGAAGTGATCAAGGCCAACGGCCACAGCACCGATTACCTGCGTCCGGTCGCCTACCGCGGCCTCGGCGGTTTCGGCTTGTCGGCCGACACGCCCACCGACGTCGCCGTGGCGACCTGGAAGATGGGCCAGTACCTCGGCGCCAGCGTGTTGGAAGAAGGCATCGACGCCTGCGTGTCGAGCTGGCAGCGCTTCGCGCCCAACACCATTCCGGCCGGCGCCAAGGCCGGCGGCAATTACCTCTCCGGCCAGTTGGTCGCGCGCGAAGCGCGCCGCCTGGGCTTCGGCGAAGGCATCGCGCTGGCGTCCACCGGCTTGCTGTCGGAAGGCGCGGGCGAGAACCTGTTCCTGGTCTTCAACGGCGCGCTGCACACCACGCCGGTGAGCGCCGCGCTGCTCAACGGCCTGACCCGCAACACCATCATCACCCTGGCCCGCGACGTCGGCATCGAAGTGATCGAACGCGACCTGCCGCGCGAATACCTGTACCTGTGCGACGAGTTGTTCATGTGCGGCACCGCCGCCGAGATCACCCCGATCCGCTCGGTCGACGGCCGTCAGGTCGGCAGCGGCCGCCGCGGCCCGGTGACCGAGCGCATCCAGGAACTGTTCTTCGGCCTGTTCAACGGCAAGACCGCCGACAAGTACGGCTGGCTCGAAGCGGTCAAGTAA